TACacaatttcacaaaatatgtttccaGGTTCTGTAATACCGGTCCTGAAAAGGCATGGTATTGTATCACAGTGCTTTTTCGTACCGGTATACCATGCAACCCTATGCTCGAACCTCATAGTTATACATTTTCCTGATAAACTTTGCTAaaaacatataaacaacaacacacatcaTAGAAGTCAAAATatgagacttcaattaaccaaaccttgtttgtttgttttttttctgaatccGACTCAACTTTATAggccatgtactgtatgttaaaatacccaaggaatttgtctcaggtgGTTGGAGTCACTCTGgtacgacaacaaacagccacgaTGACAAAATACACCTTTAGTGACTAGTAATGCGATAATCtgatacagtgacaattgtgcaaattgtgCGGAGTCCTCGAGTACGTACGTGGccagtaatcaacaacagttatGCAAAGTGCGTTTCTTCTTGTGTCCTGCAGACATCAGAGAAGAAGTTCTTCGTTCAAAGCAGCAGGAGCCAGAGCCCAAGCACATTAAAGTGGAAGAGCAGCACACTGATATCACCGACTTTCCATTGATGGGTGTcattgtgaagagtgaagatgatgaAGACCAAGGTCAGAGGTCACAGCTGCATCCAAGTCAAAGTCGGGAAAGATGGCCAGAGCCTCCGGGCAACAGCCCAAGTCCAAACGTCACAGAAGTGAATGGGGACCACTCTGGAGGATCACAATCAGACAGCCTCTTAGCTCCGCTCTCAGATAGTGATGACATAATTTCACACTCTCCTGACACTGATGAGGATGAACACTTCAAAGGTGATATGGAATGTCACACTGAAAACAAACGCTGGAAGTGTTTTCAATGTGGGAAAGCCTTTGGTTCCAAGTATAAATTGAAAgtacacatgagaacacacacgggagagaaaccttttgcctgctcagtgtgTGGTAAAAGCTTCTGTATAAAAGATAGTTTAATAAGGCATGCAAGAATACACACTGGGGAGagaccttttgtctgctcattCTGTGGTAAAAGCTTCTATATAAATGATAGTTTAATAaggcacacaaaaatacacattggtgagaaaccttttacctgttcagtttgtggtaaaagattcttaCTGaaggcacatttaaaaacacataaaagaactcacactggggaaaaaccttttgcctgtttaGTATGTGGAAAAACATTCTCCAGAACAGAACATTTaagagcacacacaaaaacgcacaccggggaaaaaccttttccctgctcagtttgtggtaaaaggttTGCTGAAAAAGGAGGATTGAACAGacacaataaaacacacactggagagaaacctttgaTGGGTTCATTCTGCACTTATACTTCCGGATCGGAAAGTCTTTGCCATAAGCAGCAGGAGCGTAGCTCCCGGGTGGAGCAACAGGCGCCAAAAACCCCGcacattaaaaagcaaaaagaacCAGATCCCACTCACATTAAAAAGGAAGAGCTGCAGacaaatttcacaaattttcaAACGACTAGTATGattgtgaagagtgaagatgatgaAGACCAACCTCAGAGGTCACTGCTTCACCCTGGTCAAAGTAGGGAATTTAAAGGGGTGGAGCCTCCAGGCAGTAGCTCAAGCCAACAtatgacaacagaaggtgatgggGACCACTGTAGACGATCGCAAGCAGACAACCTGTTAGCTCCGCTATCAGATAGTGACGGCATAACGTCACACTCTCCTGATACTGATGATGAACACGCTAAAGGTGACAAGACatttcacacagaaaaaaaacgctgGGAATGTTGTCAGTGTCAGAAAACCTTTGCTGCCAAGTACAATTTGAATgtacacatgagaacacacacgggagagaaacctttttcctgttcATTATGTGGGAAAAGATTCTATCATAAGGGACATTTTAGTAGACACTCAAGaatgcacactggtgagaaaccttttgcatgctcagtttgcggtaaaaGATTTTCTGTAATGGGAaatttgaaaacacacacacgaatgcacactggggagaaaccttttgtctgcttgGTGTGTGGTAAAAGTTTCTATATAAAGGACAGTTTAAGAAGGCACGCGCgaatacacactggagagaaaccttttgcctgttcagtttgtggtaaaagattcttacttaaggcacatttaaacacacacacaagaattcACACTGGGGAGAAAGCTTTTGCTTGCGCAATCTGTGGTAAAACATTCTCTAGAACAGGTCAATTGAGAACACACACTAAAACCCACAATGGAGAGAAACCTATTACTTCATTCTGCAATTTCAGTTCTGGATTGGAAGAGTTATGTCTTGAGCAGGGGCAAGAGCCCCCCTACATTAAGGAGgaagaagagccagagcccctgCCCATtaaagaggcagagaaggcgCAGGATATCACCAAGTTGCCATTGACTGCCATCACTGAGAAGAGTGAGGATGACGACGAAAACTCTAAAGATGATATAACATGTCACGCTGacaacaaaaatgggaaatctCAATGGGACCACATTTTTGCTGCCAAGACAGATCAGAGAAAACACGTGATTGTCCACACGTACAGTAGAAGACTGCAGGAAAAGATTTGCTCAGAAGGGACATTTGAACATTCGCCAACACAGAAACACACGCTGGCAATAAACCTTTTACCTGCTCAGTCCACAACTAAAGTTTCTGGGGGGTATTCCAGAAAAGAGGTTCAACAAATGTAAACCCTGAACTCTTGTCTCAAATAGGAAAATCTGAGTATGCAGTTCCAGAACAGCTGATTGGGATAAGTTCAGCTAACTCATAGTGTGTTCACCTTGGGTGGATCTCATGCAGTGGCGGTAACTGGTGGACTTTCTGACGTCTGCAGTTGCACGGGGTGGCATGGTTGGGGATGGCGGCAACAAGCTGTGAAATGGAACTGCGTGACATAtctgtaaaatatgtacatatGATAATAACTTAAGCCGAACAAGTATGCTGTAATAGAACCACAATAGATGGCAAGCGAGGAGAGACACGCTTGGAAATGGGAATTAAAGGTGAATCCACAATACATTACAAAGTCATCATAGGCATTAGTATGGGGAACTTGCGCCCCCTGGTGGAGACGCCATCTGGACTGGTGAATTGCTCTCACACTTCCTTATCACTGTCgatcaatatttatttcaagtttTACGTCACATTGTacctctgtgtgtttttttttcccattgagtGAGAGATTCGAAATGTCCGTTTGTAGACATACGTCATATTCGTTAATTATGCATTATCCGTACAAATAAAGGAcgaaatatatataatagcgttgttgtattttttttattttggttttattgcATGAGCTTGACATTTTATAATCTTAGTCTGAGCCAGTTCACAGCTGGGACAAGACTCAGTTAGTTTTTTAAGTACAGATATTATTGTGCGCGCGTTGTACATTTCTGACATTTCTATTTCCTATAAGAAATCTGAGAAAGTTGATTTAGCTTTCTCTCATTTG
This sequence is a window from Phycodurus eques isolate BA_2022a chromosome 2, UOR_Pequ_1.1, whole genome shotgun sequence. Protein-coding genes within it:
- the LOC133417323 gene encoding zinc finger protein 431-like, which encodes MCAKSVKEEEYEREVCGTKEENERRRQSSDAAFKPPRVGLLRGADIREEVLRSKQQEPEPKHIKVEEQHTDITDFPLMGVIVKSEDDEDQGQRSQLHPSQSRERWPEPPGNSPSPNVTEVNGDHSGGSQSDSLLAPLSDSDDIISHSPDTDEDEHFKGDMECHTENKRWKCFQCGKAFGSKYKLKVHMRTHTGEKPFACSVCGKSFCIKDSLIRHARIHTGERPFVCSFCGKSFYINDSLIRHTKIHIGEKPFTCSVCGKRFLLKAHLKTHKRTHTGEKPFACLVCGKTFSRTEHLRAHTKTHTGEKPFPCSVCGKRFAEKGGLNRHNKTHTGEKPLMGSFCTYTSGSESLCHKQQERSSRVEQQAPKTPHIKKQKEPDPTHIKKEELQTNFTNFQTTSMIVKSEDDEDQPQRSLLHPGQSREFKGVEPPGSSSSQHMTTEGDGDHCRRSQADNLLAPLSDSDGITSHSPDTDDEHAKGDKTFHTEKKRWECCQCQKTFAAKYNLNVHMRTHTGEKPFSCSLCGKRFYHKGHFSRHSRMHTGEKPFACSVCGKRFSVMGNLKTHTRMHTGEKPFVCLVCGKSFYIKDSLRRHARIHTGEKPFACSVCGKRFLLKAHLNTHTRIHTGEKAFACAICGKTFSRTGQLRTHTKTHNGEKPITSFCNFSSGLEELCLEQGQEPPYIKEEEEPEPLPIKEAEKAQDITKLPLTAITEKSEDDDENSKDDITCHADNKNGKSQWDHIFAAKTDQRKHVIVHTYSRRLQEKICSEGTFEHSPTQKHTLAINLLPAQSTTKVSGGYSRKEVQQM